In one window of Kitasatospora sp. MMS16-BH015 DNA:
- a CDS encoding family 2B encapsulin nanocompartment shell protein has protein sequence MSVETGPAPEAPQSGRTQLSLSTIAARNLATTTKSAPQMQGISSRWVSRMLPWVQVSGGTYRVNRRLSYAVGRGRVSFVKTGSQVRVVPPSLREVPVLRGFDDDAVLEELASRFGQREVAAGEVLIERGRPIEEVYLIAHGKVDRIGTGKYGEDAVVGHLADGDHLGDEALLEPEPVWPYSVRAVTAGTVLTLAWPAFQELVDRSPALRDQILQYLEGAQQSQNVHGEAAIELAAGHEGEPELPSTFVDYELKPREYELSVAQTVLRIHSRVADLYNDPMNQTEEQLKLTIEALRERQEYELVNNPEFGLINSVDYDQRIQTHSGPPTPDDLDELLSMRRETSFLFAHPRAIAAFGRECNKRGIYFGSIDVAGHHLPAWRGVPLLPCGKIPVIGGHTSSIIAVRTGEENQGVVGLWQTGIPDEYEPGLNVRFMGIDEKAIISYLVSAYYSAAVLVPDAIGLLENVEVARPRD, from the coding sequence ATGTCGGTCGAGACAGGTCCAGCGCCCGAGGCGCCCCAGAGCGGGCGCACCCAGCTCAGCCTCAGCACCATCGCGGCGCGGAACCTCGCCACCACGACCAAGTCCGCGCCCCAGATGCAGGGCATCAGCTCGCGCTGGGTCAGCCGGATGCTGCCCTGGGTACAGGTCTCGGGCGGCACCTACCGGGTCAACCGGCGGCTCAGCTACGCCGTCGGCCGGGGCCGGGTGAGCTTCGTCAAGACCGGCTCGCAGGTCCGGGTGGTGCCGCCCTCGCTCCGCGAGGTGCCGGTGCTGCGCGGGTTCGACGACGACGCGGTGCTGGAGGAGCTGGCGAGCCGGTTCGGCCAGCGGGAGGTGGCCGCGGGTGAGGTGCTGATCGAGCGCGGGCGGCCGATCGAGGAGGTCTACCTCATCGCGCACGGCAAGGTCGACCGGATCGGCACCGGCAAGTACGGCGAGGACGCCGTGGTCGGCCACCTGGCCGACGGCGACCACCTCGGCGACGAGGCCCTGCTGGAGCCCGAGCCGGTCTGGCCGTACAGCGTGAGGGCCGTCACCGCCGGCACCGTGCTGACCCTGGCCTGGCCCGCCTTCCAGGAGCTGGTCGACCGCTCGCCCGCCCTGCGCGACCAGATCCTCCAGTACCTGGAGGGCGCCCAGCAGTCGCAGAACGTGCACGGCGAGGCCGCGATCGAGCTGGCCGCCGGCCACGAGGGCGAGCCCGAGCTGCCCAGCACCTTCGTGGACTACGAGCTCAAGCCGCGCGAGTACGAGCTGAGCGTCGCGCAGACGGTGCTGCGGATCCACAGCCGGGTCGCCGACCTCTACAACGACCCGATGAACCAGACCGAGGAGCAGCTGAAGCTCACCATCGAGGCGCTGCGCGAGCGCCAGGAGTACGAGCTGGTCAACAACCCGGAGTTCGGCCTGATCAACAGCGTCGACTACGACCAGCGGATCCAGACCCACTCCGGCCCGCCCACCCCGGACGACCTGGACGAGCTGCTCTCGATGCGGCGCGAGACCAGCTTCCTGTTCGCCCACCCCCGGGCCATCGCCGCCTTCGGCCGGGAGTGCAACAAGCGCGGCATCTACTTCGGCTCGATCGACGTGGCCGGCCACCACCTGCCCGCCTGGCGCGGGGTGCCGCTGCTGCCCTGCGGCAAGATCCCGGTGATCGGCGGCCACACCTCCTCGATCATCGCGGTGCGCACCGGCGAGGAGAACCAGGGCGTGGTCGGCCTCTGGCAGACCGGCATCCCGGACGAGTACGAGCCGGGGCTGAACGTGCGCTTCATGGGCATCGACGAGAAGGCGATCATCTCCTACCTGGTCAGCGCCTACTACTCCGCGGCCGTGCTGGTGCCGGACGCGATCGGTCTGCTGGAGAACGTCGAGGTCGCCCGCCCGCGCGACTGA
- a CDS encoding family 2 encapsulin nanocompartment cargo protein terpene cyclase — MSVLTRLFAPAASGEPAAVALALLADPARPGRAGLFRPGPGLPLHPPLPFRPIGLAHPGARLPVPPPARPVGERPGPVLHCPPAFRDDPALGAVVNERLVAWAEEVGIYRGRLEQVRSADFGRLIMLTHPDTDDPDRLLAAAKCALAEWASDDYYCADRDSEGAGPLLGARLMVADATVAPAHLPPGYAEGLRGGIEEDPVLLAFRSAADHLARYASPPQLARFRQEIALLFVGYAAEAAWRAAKYRPPVWEYLACRQVNSFLPCITLTDAIGGYDLPPEEYADPRVRRVLTMAATASTLVNDLYSLAKEADPSGLDYNLPSLIAAEEGCSTAEAVRRAVRVHDELVLTFEAEGAVLAAAGSPALRRFLIGVWAWLGGGREWHAGSARYRTD, encoded by the coding sequence GTGTCCGTACTGACGAGGCTGTTCGCCCCGGCCGCCAGTGGCGAGCCGGCCGCCGTGGCGCTGGCCCTGCTGGCCGATCCGGCCCGGCCGGGGCGGGCCGGGCTGTTCCGGCCCGGGCCCGGGCTGCCGCTCCACCCGCCGCTGCCGTTCCGGCCGATCGGGCTGGCCCACCCGGGGGCCCGGCTGCCGGTGCCGCCGCCGGCCCGGCCGGTCGGCGAGCGGCCGGGGCCGGTGCTGCACTGCCCGCCCGCCTTCCGGGACGACCCGGCGCTCGGGGCGGTGGTGAACGAGCGCCTGGTGGCCTGGGCCGAGGAGGTGGGCATCTACCGGGGCCGCCTGGAGCAGGTGCGGTCCGCCGACTTCGGGCGGCTGATCATGCTCACCCACCCCGACACCGACGACCCCGACCGACTGCTCGCGGCGGCCAAGTGCGCGCTGGCCGAGTGGGCCAGCGACGACTACTACTGCGCCGACCGAGACAGCGAGGGCGCCGGGCCGCTGCTCGGCGCCCGGCTGATGGTGGCCGACGCCACGGTGGCCCCCGCCCACCTGCCGCCCGGGTACGCCGAGGGGCTGCGCGGCGGCATCGAGGAGGACCCGGTGCTGCTCGCCTTCCGCTCCGCCGCCGACCACCTCGCGCGGTACGCGAGCCCGCCCCAACTGGCCCGGTTCCGCCAGGAGATCGCGCTGCTCTTCGTCGGGTACGCGGCCGAGGCCGCCTGGCGGGCCGCGAAGTACCGGCCGCCGGTCTGGGAGTACCTGGCCTGCCGTCAGGTCAACAGCTTCCTGCCCTGCATCACGCTGACCGACGCGATCGGCGGCTACGACCTGCCGCCCGAGGAGTACGCGGACCCCCGGGTGCGGCGGGTCCTCACCATGGCCGCCACCGCGAGCACCCTGGTCAACGACCTCTACTCGCTGGCCAAGGAGGCCGACCCGTCCGGCCTGGACTACAACCTGCCGTCCCTGATCGCCGCCGAGGAGGGCTGCTCGACGGCCGAGGCGGTGCGCCGCGCCGTCCGGGTGCACGACGAGCTGGTGCTGACCTTCGAGGCCGAGGGCGCCGTGCTGGCCGCCGCCGGCTCCCCGGCCCTGCGCCGCTTCCTGATCGGCGTCTGGGCCTGGCTCGGCGGCGGCCGCGAGTGGCACGCCGGCTCGGCCCGCTACCGCACCGACTAG
- the glgX gene encoding glycogen debranching protein GlgX — MTAWQELQTETRPGAAEAGHGSAHHGPDTPWPGSWQPLGARFRTAREGVQGTNFALWAPAAEGVELCLFDEEGRESRHPLTERTFQTWHGFVPGVLPGTRYGYRVQGRWDPWTGARWNPAKLLLDPYARAIDGEYTTHDAVCASVRGWPEREAADTVRDNRDSAPYVPKAVVVDDDDDWYDDHRPKTPWAETVLYELHVKGFTMRHPGIPPELRGTYAGLAHPAAITHLVNLGVTAVELLPVHHFVSEDHLQLRGLTNYWGYNTLGFFAPHAGYSASGSRGQQVGEFKRMVRALHAAGIEVILDVVYNHTAEGGVDGPALSLRGIDNGGYYRLDRSRRGYADYTGCGNTLDTRQPHTVKLITDSLRYWVTEMGVDGFRFDLAAALARGSDGVEMHHLFLGAVSQDPLLSRVKLIAEPWDVGPGGYQVGGFPPLWAEWNDKYRDTVRDFWRGARPDVRELGYRLSGSSDLYQRGGRRPYASVNFITAHDGFTLRDLVSYNGKHNEANGEQNRDGTNDNRSWNCGVEGETTDPAVHGLRVRQLRNLMATLLLSTGVPMITAGDELGRTQGGNNNAYCQDSEVSWLDWSLLEQPEWRGLAELTAQLVRLRRRHPVLRQRAFFSGQAATPGGQRDLAWFTTRGEEMTEADWFTPTGALGMLLSGTAMSERDQHGCPLTDDSFLLLLNAGDQPAEFTLPGEPWACRYELLVDTGCDAAPTGLPLASPVTLQGRSLQLLRVGPER, encoded by the coding sequence ATGACGGCGTGGCAGGAGCTGCAAACCGAGACGCGCCCCGGCGCGGCCGAGGCCGGGCACGGGTCGGCGCACCACGGCCCGGACACCCCCTGGCCCGGCAGCTGGCAGCCGCTCGGCGCCCGCTTCCGCACCGCCCGGGAGGGCGTGCAGGGCACCAACTTCGCGCTCTGGGCCCCGGCGGCGGAGGGCGTGGAGCTCTGCCTCTTCGACGAGGAGGGCCGGGAGAGCAGACACCCGCTCACCGAGCGCACCTTCCAGACCTGGCACGGCTTCGTGCCCGGCGTGCTCCCCGGCACCCGCTACGGCTACCGGGTGCAAGGCCGGTGGGACCCGTGGACCGGCGCCCGGTGGAACCCGGCCAAGCTGCTGCTGGACCCGTACGCCCGGGCGATCGACGGGGAGTACACCACCCACGACGCGGTCTGCGCCTCGGTGCGCGGCTGGCCCGAGCGGGAGGCCGCCGACACCGTCCGGGACAACCGGGACTCGGCGCCGTACGTGCCCAAGGCCGTGGTGGTGGACGACGACGACGACTGGTACGACGACCACCGCCCGAAGACCCCCTGGGCCGAGACGGTGCTCTACGAGCTGCACGTCAAGGGCTTCACCATGCGCCACCCGGGCATCCCGCCGGAGCTGCGCGGCACCTACGCGGGCCTGGCCCACCCGGCTGCGATCACCCACCTGGTCAATCTCGGCGTGACGGCCGTGGAGCTGCTCCCGGTGCACCACTTCGTCAGCGAGGACCACCTCCAGCTGCGCGGGCTCACCAACTACTGGGGCTACAACACGCTCGGCTTCTTCGCCCCGCACGCGGGGTACTCGGCCTCCGGCAGCCGGGGCCAGCAGGTCGGCGAGTTCAAGCGGATGGTCCGGGCCCTGCACGCGGCCGGCATCGAGGTGATCCTCGACGTGGTCTACAACCACACCGCCGAGGGCGGGGTGGACGGCCCGGCGCTGAGCCTGCGCGGCATCGACAACGGCGGGTACTACCGGCTCGACCGCAGCCGCCGGGGCTACGCCGACTACACCGGCTGCGGCAACACCCTGGACACCCGGCAGCCGCACACCGTGAAGCTGATCACCGACTCGCTCCGGTACTGGGTCACCGAGATGGGCGTGGACGGCTTCCGCTTCGACCTGGCCGCCGCCCTGGCCCGGGGCAGCGACGGGGTGGAGATGCACCACCTCTTCCTCGGCGCCGTCTCGCAGGACCCGCTGCTGAGCCGGGTCAAGCTGATCGCCGAGCCCTGGGACGTCGGCCCGGGCGGCTACCAGGTCGGCGGCTTCCCGCCGCTCTGGGCCGAGTGGAACGACAAGTACCGCGACACCGTCCGGGACTTCTGGCGCGGCGCCCGGCCGGACGTGCGCGAGCTCGGCTACCGGCTCTCCGGCTCCTCCGACCTCTACCAGCGCGGCGGCCGCCGCCCGTACGCCTCGGTCAACTTCATCACCGCGCACGACGGCTTCACCCTGCGCGACCTGGTCTCCTACAACGGCAAGCACAACGAGGCCAACGGGGAGCAGAACCGGGACGGGACGAACGACAACCGCTCCTGGAACTGCGGCGTGGAGGGCGAGACCACCGACCCCGCGGTGCACGGGCTGCGGGTGCGCCAGCTGCGCAACCTGATGGCCACCCTGCTGCTCTCCACCGGGGTGCCGATGATCACCGCCGGGGACGAGCTGGGCCGCACCCAGGGCGGCAACAACAACGCCTACTGCCAGGACAGCGAGGTGAGTTGGCTCGACTGGTCACTACTGGAGCAGCCGGAATGGCGCGGGCTGGCCGAGCTGACGGCCCAGCTGGTGCGGCTGCGCCGCCGGCACCCGGTGCTGCGCCAGCGGGCCTTCTTCTCCGGCCAGGCGGCCACCCCCGGCGGCCAGCGCGACCTGGCCTGGTTCACCACCCGGGGCGAGGAGATGACCGAGGCCGACTGGTTCACCCCGACCGGGGCGCTCGGCATGCTGCTCTCCGGCACCGCGATGTCCGAACGCGACCAGCACGGCTGCCCGTTGACGGACGACAGCTTCCTGCTGCTGCTCAACGCGGGCGACCAGCCGGCCGAGTTCACCCTGCCCGGCGAGCCCTGGGCCTGCCGCTACGAGCTGCTGGTCGACACCGGCTGCGATGCGGCCCCGACCGGTCTGCCGCTGGCCAGCCCGGTCACCCTCCAGGGCCGCTCGCTCCAACTCCTGCGGGTGGGCCCCGAGCGCTAG
- a CDS encoding Ig-like domain-containing protein codes for MRSLAGRATGLGPVLLTACLLAGCSSAGSGSGGSADTAASPPVSQAVITASPKDASQEVPADTPVKVSVAQGRLVSVRLADSTGSALAGKLAADGTSWTYDGRLALATPYTLDTVAQDPSGLRAAQHSVFTTVTPAHTFAALFTPEDGSTVGVGMPVSLRFTRPIADRAAVEKAVTVTSDPPVPVAAHWFGNQRLDFRPEKYWPAGTKVSLALRLRDVQGSPGEYGTQAKEVHFTVGRAQVSTVDLEAHTMTVRQDGKVLRTLRISGGSPDHTTYLGALVISEKYEVTRMNSQTVGMGDEYDIKDVPHAMRLTASGTFVHGNYWADKSVFGSANTSHGCIGLADVKGGSTDTPAGWFYAGSIVGDVIEVRGEDGDTVPPDNGLNDWNLPWAQWLKGSALAPGASAAASPPAAWSPSPLPSPTADPSSGPASHAADRASAQASTPTPPTGSPDAPATAPSVH; via the coding sequence ATGCGGAGCTTGGCGGGGCGCGCGACGGGGCTCGGGCCGGTGCTCCTCACCGCCTGTCTGCTGGCCGGCTGCTCGAGCGCGGGCAGCGGCTCCGGGGGCAGCGCGGACACCGCGGCCAGCCCGCCGGTCTCGCAGGCGGTGATCACCGCCTCGCCCAAGGACGCCAGCCAGGAGGTGCCGGCCGACACTCCGGTGAAGGTCTCGGTGGCCCAGGGTCGGCTGGTCTCGGTCAGGCTGGCCGACTCGACCGGCTCCGCGCTGGCCGGCAAGCTGGCCGCCGACGGCACCAGCTGGACGTACGACGGCCGGCTGGCACTGGCCACCCCGTACACCCTGGACACCGTGGCCCAGGACCCGTCCGGGCTGCGGGCGGCCCAGCACTCGGTTTTCACCACCGTGACCCCCGCGCACACCTTCGCCGCCCTCTTCACCCCGGAGGACGGCTCCACGGTCGGCGTCGGCATGCCCGTCTCGCTCCGCTTCACCCGGCCGATCGCCGACCGGGCCGCCGTGGAGAAGGCCGTCACCGTCACCTCCGATCCGCCCGTGCCGGTGGCCGCCCACTGGTTCGGCAACCAGCGGCTCGACTTCCGTCCGGAGAAATACTGGCCCGCCGGCACCAAGGTCTCGCTGGCGCTGCGCCTGCGCGACGTCCAGGGCAGCCCCGGCGAGTACGGCACCCAGGCCAAGGAGGTGCACTTCACCGTCGGCCGGGCCCAGGTCAGCACGGTCGACCTGGAGGCGCACACCATGACCGTCCGGCAGGACGGCAAGGTGCTGCGCACCCTGCGGATCTCCGGCGGCAGCCCGGACCACACCACCTACCTCGGCGCGCTGGTGATCTCGGAGAAGTACGAGGTGACCAGGATGAACTCGCAGACGGTCGGGATGGGCGACGAGTACGACATCAAGGACGTGCCGCACGCGATGCGCCTCACCGCCTCCGGCACCTTCGTGCACGGCAACTACTGGGCCGACAAGTCGGTCTTCGGCTCGGCCAACACCAGCCACGGCTGCATCGGCCTGGCCGACGTGAAGGGCGGCTCCACCGACACCCCGGCCGGCTGGTTCTACGCCGGCTCGATCGTCGGGGACGTGATCGAGGTGCGCGGCGAGGACGGCGACACCGTGCCGCCGGACAACGGCCTGAACGACTGGAACCTGCCCTGGGCGCAGTGGCTCAAGGGCTCGGCGCTGGCCCCGGGGGCCTCGGCAGCGGCCTCGCCCCCGGCCGCCTGGTCGCCCTCGCCGCTGCCCTCGCCCACCGCCGATCCCTCCTCGGGTCCGGCCTCGCACGCCGCCGATCGCGCCTCCGCCCAGGCCTCGACCCCCACCCCGCCCACAGGGTCACCGGACGCCCCGGCCACCGCGCCGAGCGTTCACTGA
- a CDS encoding Ig-like domain-containing protein, translating to MKPVKAADAAQWKARPARRAGVALAMGGVLLLSAACSSSGGGGSKDAAGAGGGGGDKPAAAASSAAPKTSAAVLTVQPKDGSADVAPKDALSVSVASGTLTTVEVTDKDGKAVPGAIAADGLSWKPSGALNVGTSYHVSAQAKDSAGLVSAATSSFTTLTPGKLAAATDNISDNGTYGVGMIVSVNFTKPVKNKAEVLKGITFDSSTNTPVKGHWFGSQRLDFRPEKYWAPGTKVTIHYKLKSVEVSPGVYGDVDRDEPFTIGRSKVSTADLSTDMMTVKKGGSTTTIPITGGNDDNPSWNGTMVISSKEKVTRMNSATVSNIVGGEYDVPDVPHAMRLTASGTYVHGNYWGNAFGKSNASHGCISMQDGKDGDDGSTAGKFFADSIVGDVVKIVNSKGKTVSPDNGLSGWTLPWSAW from the coding sequence GTGAAGCCCGTCAAGGCGGCCGACGCCGCGCAGTGGAAGGCCCGGCCCGCGCGCCGGGCGGGCGTCGCGCTGGCGATGGGCGGCGTGCTGCTGCTCAGCGCGGCGTGTAGTTCGAGCGGTGGCGGTGGTTCGAAGGACGCGGCCGGCGCCGGTGGCGGCGGGGGCGACAAGCCCGCGGCCGCGGCCTCCTCGGCGGCCCCGAAGACCTCGGCGGCGGTGCTGACCGTGCAGCCCAAGGACGGCTCGGCGGACGTGGCGCCCAAGGACGCGCTCTCGGTGAGCGTGGCCAGCGGCACCCTGACCACCGTCGAGGTGACCGACAAGGACGGCAAGGCCGTGCCCGGCGCGATCGCCGCCGACGGCCTGAGCTGGAAGCCGAGCGGGGCGCTGAACGTGGGCACCTCGTACCACGTCAGCGCGCAGGCGAAGGACTCGGCCGGGCTGGTCTCGGCCGCGACCAGCAGCTTCACCACGCTGACCCCGGGCAAGCTGGCCGCCGCCACCGACAACATCTCCGACAACGGCACCTACGGCGTCGGCATGATCGTCTCGGTCAACTTCACCAAGCCGGTGAAGAACAAGGCCGAGGTGCTCAAGGGCATCACCTTCGACTCCAGCACCAACACCCCGGTCAAGGGCCACTGGTTCGGCAGCCAGCGGCTCGACTTTCGGCCGGAGAAGTACTGGGCGCCGGGCACCAAGGTGACCATCCACTACAAGCTCAAGAGCGTCGAGGTCTCGCCCGGCGTCTACGGCGACGTGGACCGGGACGAGCCCTTCACCATCGGCCGCTCCAAAGTCAGCACCGCCGACCTCTCCACCGACATGATGACGGTGAAGAAGGGCGGCTCGACCACCACCATCCCGATCACCGGCGGCAACGACGACAACCCGTCCTGGAACGGCACCATGGTGATCTCCTCCAAGGAGAAGGTCACCCGGATGAACTCCGCGACCGTCTCCAACATCGTCGGCGGCGAGTACGACGTGCCGGACGTGCCGCACGCCATGCGGCTCACCGCGAGCGGCACCTACGTGCACGGCAACTACTGGGGCAACGCCTTCGGCAAGTCGAACGCCAGCCACGGCTGCATCTCGATGCAGGACGGCAAGGACGGCGACGACGGCTCCACGGCCGGCAAGTTCTTCGCCGACTCGATCGTCGGTGACGTGGTCAAGATCGTGAATTCCAAGGGCAAGACGGTGTCCCCGGACAACGGGCTCAGCGGCTGGACCCTCCCCTGGAGCGCCTGGTAG
- a CDS encoding Ig-like domain-containing protein, whose translation MRSIGRGLTAAAVGGAIALTAACSSGGGGGATAAGSGKSAAPAKPSVSAAVLSIQPANGATDVKPTADALKVSVAGGKLGTVKVTDKEGKPVAGKIAADGTSWVPTAGLSVSEQYTVNAQATDANGLAADTTSSFTTLTPEKEASAHDNIEGNGTYGVGMIVSLTFDRDVKDKKAVEAGVTFETSDGSQLKGHWFGSRRVDFRPEKFWATGTKVTIHYRLKSVEIAPGVYGGVDSDEPFTIGRSQISLVDASTHMMQVTRNGAPYKTIPISTGATEPKSWNAYNGTMVIEAKEGTATMDSSTVPGLEGAAYKEKVPHSLRLTDSGTYVHGNNWSSPDVFGHTNVSHGCVGLQDAPGDAGDDNSSAGKYYADAMVGDVVTIKNSVGEQVSPDNGLSGWNMNWNNW comes from the coding sequence ATGAGGTCCATCGGCAGAGGTCTGACGGCGGCGGCGGTCGGCGGGGCGATAGCCCTGACGGCGGCCTGCAGCTCCGGCGGCGGTGGCGGTGCCACGGCGGCCGGGTCGGGCAAGTCGGCCGCCCCCGCCAAGCCCTCGGTCTCGGCCGCCGTGCTGAGCATCCAGCCGGCCAACGGCGCCACGGACGTGAAGCCGACCGCCGACGCGCTCAAGGTCTCGGTGGCCGGCGGCAAGCTCGGCACCGTCAAGGTGACCGACAAGGAGGGCAAGCCGGTGGCGGGCAAGATCGCCGCCGACGGCACCAGCTGGGTGCCCACGGCCGGCCTCTCGGTCTCCGAGCAGTACACGGTGAACGCCCAGGCCACCGACGCCAACGGCCTGGCGGCCGACACCACCAGCAGCTTCACCACGCTCACCCCGGAGAAGGAGGCGAGCGCGCACGACAACATCGAGGGCAACGGCACCTACGGCGTCGGCATGATCGTCTCGCTGACCTTCGACCGGGACGTCAAGGACAAGAAGGCCGTCGAGGCCGGGGTCACCTTCGAGACCTCGGACGGCTCGCAGCTCAAGGGCCACTGGTTCGGCAGCCGCCGGGTGGACTTCCGCCCGGAGAAGTTCTGGGCCACCGGCACCAAGGTGACCATCCACTACCGCCTGAAGAGCGTGGAGATCGCCCCGGGCGTCTACGGCGGGGTGGACAGCGACGAGCCGTTCACCATCGGCCGCTCGCAGATCTCGCTGGTCGACGCCTCGACCCACATGATGCAGGTCACCCGCAACGGCGCCCCGTACAAGACCATCCCGATCAGCACCGGGGCCACCGAGCCGAAGTCCTGGAACGCCTACAACGGCACCATGGTGATCGAGGCCAAGGAGGGCACCGCGACGATGGACTCCTCCACCGTCCCGGGCCTGGAGGGCGCCGCGTACAAGGAGAAGGTGCCGCACTCGCTGCGCCTGACCGACAGCGGCACCTACGTGCACGGCAACAACTGGTCCTCGCCGGACGTCTTCGGCCACACCAACGTGAGCCACGGCTGCGTCGGCCTGCAGGACGCCCCGGGCGACGCGGGTGACGACAACTCCTCGGCGGGCAAGTACTACGCGGACGCGATGGTCGGCGACGTGGTGACGATCAAGAACTCGGTCGGGGAGCAGGTCAGCCCCGACAACGGCCTCAGCGGCTGGAACATGAACTGGAACAACTGGTAG
- a CDS encoding Ig-like domain-containing protein yields the protein MRKGLAAGVLGGALVLTVAACGGPASPTPASGGAGGAGAGAASASPKPAVSAAVVSIEPADGSKDVKPSGALKVGVAGGKLSSVRVTDKEGHAVEGALAADGSGWVPKGTLEVSQQYTVNAKATDAAGVVADSTSTFATLTPEKEAGPHDNIEPNGTYGVGMIVSLEFDRDVKDKKAVEAGITFETSDHSVVKGHWFGSRRVDFRPEQYWKPDTKVTVHYRLKSVEIAPGVYGGVDTDEPFTVGRSQISTVDASSHEMTVQRGGQTTATYPITAGKAGFDSWNGVMVIEDKAEMTRMTSEGVTSVKGEEYDLQVPHAMRLTSSGTYVHGNSWAVEKMGRSNASHGCIGIQDTKSGSSSSNAGKFFDSSLIGDVVKVVNSDGATVEADNGLSGWNVPWGSW from the coding sequence ATGCGCAAGGGGCTGGCCGCCGGAGTGCTGGGCGGGGCCCTGGTGCTGACGGTGGCGGCCTGTGGTGGCCCCGCCTCGCCGACCCCGGCCTCGGGGGGTGCGGGCGGTGCGGGGGCCGGGGCGGCCTCCGCCTCGCCCAAGCCGGCCGTCTCGGCGGCCGTGGTGAGCATCGAGCCGGCCGACGGGTCCAAGGACGTCAAGCCGTCCGGGGCGCTCAAGGTCGGGGTGGCCGGCGGCAAGCTCAGCTCGGTCCGGGTGACCGACAAGGAGGGCCACGCGGTCGAGGGCGCCCTCGCCGCCGACGGCTCCGGCTGGGTGCCCAAGGGCACCCTGGAGGTCTCCCAGCAGTACACGGTGAACGCCAAGGCCACCGACGCCGCCGGCGTGGTCGCCGACTCCACCAGCACCTTCGCCACCCTCACCCCGGAGAAGGAGGCCGGCCCGCACGACAACATCGAGCCGAACGGCACCTACGGGGTCGGCATGATCGTCTCGCTGGAGTTCGACCGGGACGTCAAGGACAAGAAGGCCGTCGAGGCCGGCATCACCTTCGAGACCTCCGACCACTCGGTGGTCAAGGGCCACTGGTTCGGCAGCCGCCGGGTCGACTTCCGCCCCGAGCAGTACTGGAAGCCGGACACCAAGGTGACCGTCCACTACCGCCTGAAGAGCGTGGAGATCGCCCCCGGCGTCTACGGCGGGGTCGACACCGACGAGCCCTTCACCGTCGGCCGCTCGCAGATATCCACGGTAGACGCCTCCTCGCACGAGATGACCGTCCAGCGCGGCGGCCAGACCACCGCCACCTACCCGATCACGGCGGGCAAGGCCGGCTTCGACAGCTGGAACGGCGTCATGGTGATCGAGGACAAGGCCGAGATGACCCGGATGACCTCCGAGGGAGTCACCTCGGTCAAGGGCGAGGAGTACGACCTCCAGGTGCCGCACGCGATGCGGCTCACCAGCTCCGGCACCTACGTGCACGGCAACTCCTGGGCCGTGGAGAAGATGGGCCGCAGCAACGCCAGCCACGGCTGCATCGGCATCCAGGACACCAAGTCGGGCAGTTCCAGTTCTAATGCCGGTAAGTTCTTCGACAGTTCGCTCATCGGCGACGTGGTGAAGGTGGTCAACTCCGACGGGGCCACCGTGGAGGCCGACAACGGCCTGAGCGGCTGGAACGTCCCCTGGGGCAGCTGGTGA
- a CDS encoding ATP-binding protein, which produces MSRGGSLVLESLEQLPLEELERLHFDRFCAQLAAEEEIFLPSRAELVALARRVVKHALRELQFHVHVEACAQLSGELLANAVRHAGGRTLGLRLTRAPGRLRFEVRDSSRALPCRIVAEPGGENGYGLAIVEALSERWGADLLPRGKGVWFELKVRERQLG; this is translated from the coding sequence ATGTCACGCGGAGGCTCACTGGTGCTGGAGTCGCTGGAGCAGCTGCCCCTGGAGGAGCTCGAACGGCTGCACTTCGACCGTTTCTGCGCGCAGTTGGCCGCGGAGGAGGAGATCTTCCTCCCCTCCCGCGCCGAACTCGTCGCCCTGGCCCGGCGGGTGGTGAAACACGCCCTGCGCGAGCTCCAGTTCCACGTGCACGTGGAGGCCTGCGCCCAGCTCAGCGGCGAACTCCTGGCCAACGCCGTCCGCCACGCGGGCGGCCGCACCCTGGGCCTGCGCCTCACCCGCGCCCCCGGCCGGCTCCGCTTCGAGGTCCGGGATTCCTCCCGCGCCCTGCCCTGCCGCATCGTCGCCGAGCCGGGCGGGGAGAACGGCTACGGGCTGGCCATCGTGGAGGCGCTCAGTGAGCGCTGGGGCGCCGATCTGCTGCCGCGCGGCAAGGGCGTCTGGTTCGAACTCAAGGTCAGAGAGCGCCAGTTAGGCTGA